One region of Aquipuribacter sp. SD81 genomic DNA includes:
- a CDS encoding carbohydrate ABC transporter permease: MIVGRGEALLGRLVLVLLMAVTVLPFVSLLATALHPSGTYPQGLSWPADPQWQNFARAFTSADMGRLLWSSCLIVVGVVPLALVLGTLAGYAFGQLRMRGSGVVFLLFVLGLTLPFEGIVIPLYYQMRDLGLLNTRWAIVLPLIGLFMPFAVLWMRAHFVTMPKELVEAAQIDGASTWQQLWRIHVPLAAPALSSLAILLFLWTWNQFLLAIVLVDDPGKRTMAGALGAFQGQWGTDIPLLCAGSLLILTPTLLVFLVFQRQFVSALLQGSVKG, from the coding sequence GTGATCGTCGGTCGCGGCGAGGCGCTGCTCGGCCGGCTCGTCCTCGTGCTGCTCATGGCCGTGACGGTGCTGCCGTTCGTCAGCCTGCTCGCCACGGCGCTGCACCCGTCCGGCACCTACCCGCAGGGCCTGTCGTGGCCGGCGGACCCGCAGTGGCAGAACTTCGCCCGGGCGTTCACGTCCGCGGACATGGGCCGCCTGCTGTGGTCGAGCTGTCTCATCGTGGTGGGGGTCGTGCCGCTCGCCCTCGTGCTCGGCACGCTCGCCGGCTACGCCTTCGGCCAGCTGCGCATGCGGGGCAGCGGTGTCGTGTTCCTGCTGTTCGTGCTCGGGCTCACGCTGCCCTTCGAGGGCATCGTCATCCCGCTGTACTACCAGATGCGCGACCTCGGGCTGCTCAACACGAGGTGGGCCATCGTGCTGCCGCTCATCGGGCTGTTCATGCCGTTCGCGGTGCTGTGGATGCGCGCCCACTTCGTCACCATGCCGAAGGAGCTCGTGGAGGCGGCCCAGATCGACGGCGCGAGCACGTGGCAGCAGCTGTGGCGGATCCACGTGCCGCTCGCGGCGCCGGCGCTGTCGTCGCTGGCGATCCTGCTGTTCCTGTGGACGTGGAACCAGTTCCTCCTCGCCATCGTGCTCGTCGACGACCCCGGCAAGCGGACGATGGCCGGCGCGCTCGGTGCGTTCCAGGGGCAGTGGGGCACCGACATCCCGCTGCTGTGCGCGGGGTCGCTGCTCATCCTCACGCCCACGCTGCTGGTGTTCCTCGTCTTCCAGCGCCAGTTCGTGTCCGCGCTGCTGCAGGGGTCGGTGAAGGGATGA
- a CDS encoding LacI family DNA-binding transcriptional regulator, which yields MPRTRATLADVARAAGVSSTAASLVLSGRAREMRISRDVEERVVRAAGELSYRRNFVSVGLRTGRTGTLGFVSDTVATSQLAGNMIKGALERARERDLMLLIAESGGDPDDERRLLAAMGDRQVDGLVLASMYTRERDDPTPGVHVPVVLLNAAAPAGSGVPTVVPDELGAGRAAARTLLAAGHRDGIHLVGVGVTAEEVPPGTVAGLERLRGITEALAEVGERPAGGMLCTAWQPPDGYEATRALLAHDRPTALLCFNDHLALGAYQALAEAGLRVPDDVSVVAFDDVPLAGWLRPALTTVALPHHALGRAAIDVLVDLVGGGSGDGGAHDGHGDGPAHVRLPMPLRVRESVAPPREHPV from the coding sequence ATGCCGAGGACGCGGGCGACCCTCGCGGACGTGGCCCGGGCCGCCGGGGTGTCGTCCACCGCGGCCTCGCTCGTGCTGTCCGGGCGCGCGCGGGAGATGCGCATCTCCCGCGACGTGGAGGAGCGGGTCGTGCGCGCGGCGGGCGAGCTGTCGTACCGCCGCAACTTCGTGTCGGTGGGGCTGCGGACGGGCCGCACGGGCACGCTCGGCTTCGTCTCCGACACCGTCGCCACGTCGCAGCTCGCGGGCAACATGATCAAGGGGGCGCTCGAGCGGGCGCGCGAGCGCGACCTCATGCTGCTCATCGCGGAGTCCGGCGGCGACCCCGACGACGAGCGCCGCCTCCTGGCCGCGATGGGCGACCGGCAGGTCGACGGCCTGGTCCTCGCGAGCATGTACACGCGCGAGCGTGACGACCCGACCCCGGGCGTCCACGTCCCGGTGGTGCTCCTCAACGCGGCGGCGCCGGCCGGGTCCGGCGTGCCGACGGTCGTGCCCGACGAGCTCGGGGCCGGACGAGCCGCCGCGCGGACCCTGCTGGCGGCCGGTCACCGCGACGGCATCCACCTCGTCGGGGTCGGCGTGACCGCCGAGGAGGTGCCGCCCGGGACCGTCGCCGGCCTCGAGCGCCTGCGCGGGATCACCGAGGCGCTCGCGGAGGTCGGCGAGCGGCCCGCCGGCGGCATGCTGTGCACGGCGTGGCAGCCGCCGGACGGCTACGAGGCGACGCGCGCGCTGCTCGCCCACGACCGGCCGACGGCGCTGCTGTGCTTCAACGACCACCTCGCGCTCGGGGCGTACCAGGCGCTCGCGGAGGCCGGGCTCCGCGTGCCCGACGACGTGTCGGTCGTCGCCTTCGACGACGTCCCGCTCGCCGGCTGGCTCCGCCCGGCGCTCACGACCGTCGCCCTGCCGCACCACGCGCTCGGTCGCGCCGCCATCGACGTGCTCGTCGACCTGGTCGGCGGTGGCAGCGGTGACGGCGGTGCCCACGACGGACACGGTGACGGCCCCGCGCACGTGCGCCTGCCCATGCCCCTGCGCGTCCGGGAGTCCGTGGCCCCGCCGCGCGAGCACCCGGTCTGA
- a CDS encoding flavin monoamine oxidase family protein: MIDVVVVGAGLAGLAAAEALVRDGAEVAVLEARDRVGGRVHDAALPDGGWVELGAQWVGTEHARVLGLARELGVATVAGHHRDGWAVEQRGGGLFRGRRPFDGARGEALQAAARLLADSAEAATRDPVAAAALRDATVASWTTAHVEDPLVRGFLHQALANEASADPGEVSAALLVDVLDGYLDGDGPLADVEAFRLRGGPQQLATGLAGRLPPGTLHLGQPVRAVRLRDGAVEVVSGDPARPDVTTAGAVVLAVPLSLVVRLHLDPPLPGPVDAALQRLPMASVVKAALVWERPVWREHDRSGLVVGDGEPWCTFVDSSPATDRPGAGVLTGFAVGAQARRLSGAGPDARRAALLAGVRRALGDAVADALGEPVGYVEGDWVGEEWTRGGYGPLVLPGTDPVALATLLREPWHDGRVVLASADLDEEWPSYMEGALRQGSAVVTRLAR, from the coding sequence GTGATCGACGTCGTGGTCGTCGGGGCCGGGCTCGCGGGACTCGCCGCGGCCGAGGCCCTCGTGCGGGACGGCGCGGAGGTCGCCGTCCTCGAGGCACGCGACCGGGTCGGTGGCCGCGTCCACGACGCCGCACTGCCGGACGGCGGCTGGGTCGAGCTGGGCGCGCAGTGGGTCGGCACGGAGCACGCCCGGGTCCTCGGGCTCGCCCGTGAGCTGGGGGTGGCGACCGTCGCGGGCCACCACCGGGACGGCTGGGCCGTCGAGCAGCGCGGTGGCGGGCTCTTCCGCGGGCGCCGGCCGTTCGACGGCGCGCGGGGCGAGGCGCTGCAGGCGGCCGCGCGGCTGCTCGCGGACTCCGCGGAGGCGGCGACCCGCGACCCCGTCGCGGCGGCGGCGTTGCGCGACGCGACCGTCGCCTCGTGGACGACCGCGCACGTCGAGGACCCGCTCGTGCGGGGGTTCCTGCACCAGGCGCTGGCGAACGAGGCGAGCGCGGACCCCGGCGAGGTGAGCGCGGCGCTGCTCGTCGACGTCCTCGACGGCTACCTCGACGGCGACGGCCCCCTCGCCGACGTCGAGGCCTTCCGGCTGCGCGGCGGGCCGCAGCAGCTCGCCACGGGTCTGGCCGGCCGGCTGCCCCCCGGCACGCTCCACCTGGGTCAGCCGGTACGGGCCGTGCGGCTGCGCGACGGCGCCGTCGAGGTCGTGAGCGGCGACCCCGCCCGCCCCGACGTCACCACGGCGGGCGCGGTCGTGCTCGCCGTCCCGCTGTCCCTCGTGGTCCGCCTGCACCTCGACCCGCCGTTGCCGGGACCCGTCGACGCCGCGCTGCAGCGGCTGCCCATGGCCTCCGTCGTGAAGGCGGCGCTGGTGTGGGAGCGCCCGGTCTGGCGCGAGCACGACCGCTCGGGCCTCGTCGTCGGGGACGGCGAGCCGTGGTGCACCTTCGTCGACTCCTCCCCCGCCACGGACCGGCCCGGCGCCGGCGTGCTCACCGGCTTCGCGGTCGGCGCGCAGGCACGCCGGCTCTCTGGAGCAGGCCCGGACGCCCGCCGCGCCGCGCTCCTCGCCGGCGTCCGGCGGGCCCTCGGCGATGCGGTCGCCGACGCCCTCGGAGAGCCCGTCGGGTACGTGGAGGGCGACTGGGTGGGCGAGGAGTGGACGCGCGGCGGCTACGGCCCGCTCGTGCTGCCCGGCACGGACCCCGTCGCGCTCGCCACGCTGCTGCGCGAGCCGTGGCACGACGGCCGCGTCGTGCTCGCCTCCGCCGACCTCGACGAGGAGTGGCCGTCGTACATGGAGGGCGCGCTCCGGCAGGGCTCCGCCGTGGTCACGAGGCTCGCCCGCTGA
- a CDS encoding carbohydrate ABC transporter permease: MDGSDRTRRRAARRRRDDLVGWLLVLPAAAFYGVFVLRPLAITAQYSLYEWNGVGPSTPVGLDNYVRVVTDPTLYGSLLNAVTLILFFSGVPVLLGLVTAATIRRIATSRLATVARTVVFLPQVIPLVAAGITWSWLLSSTGAVNQLLRAVGLGSVARAWLGDFDWALPAVGVIGAWVLLGLCTLLLLSGMTKIDTSLYEAARIDGAGPVREFLAVTVPGVRQEIAVCVTVTVIAALASFDIVYISTQGGPGGQTLVPGLQIYYLAFASREIGLASALAVVLVALVLLCVLPVQYLVRKGDS, encoded by the coding sequence GTGGACGGGTCGGACCGCACGAGGCGTCGCGCCGCCCGTCGGCGCCGCGACGACCTCGTCGGCTGGCTCCTCGTCCTGCCCGCCGCGGCCTTCTACGGCGTCTTCGTGCTCCGGCCGCTCGCCATCACGGCGCAGTACTCGCTGTACGAGTGGAACGGCGTCGGTCCCTCGACGCCCGTCGGGCTCGACAACTACGTGCGCGTGGTCACCGACCCGACGCTGTACGGCTCCCTGCTCAACGCCGTCACCCTCATCCTGTTCTTCAGCGGCGTGCCGGTGCTGCTCGGGCTCGTGACCGCCGCGACCATCCGGCGCATCGCCACGAGCCGGCTCGCGACGGTCGCCCGGACCGTCGTGTTCCTCCCGCAGGTCATCCCGCTCGTCGCGGCCGGCATCACGTGGAGCTGGCTTCTGTCGTCGACCGGCGCCGTCAACCAGCTCCTGCGGGCGGTGGGCCTCGGCTCGGTGGCCCGGGCGTGGCTCGGTGACTTCGACTGGGCCCTGCCGGCGGTCGGCGTCATCGGCGCGTGGGTGCTGCTCGGCCTGTGCACCCTGCTGCTGCTGTCCGGCATGACGAAGATCGACACGTCGCTGTACGAGGCGGCGCGGATCGACGGGGCCGGGCCGGTGCGGGAGTTCCTCGCCGTCACGGTGCCCGGCGTGCGTCAGGAGATCGCCGTCTGCGTGACCGTGACGGTCATCGCGGCCCTCGCGAGCTTCGACATCGTCTACATCTCGACCCAGGGCGGTCCGGGCGGGCAGACGCTCGTACCAGGGCTGCAGATCTACTACCTCGCCTTCGCCTCGCGCGAGATCGGGCTCGCCTCCGCGCTCGCGGTCGTCCTCGTGGCGCTCGTGCTGCTGTGCGTCCTGCCGGTGCAGTACCTCGTCCGGAAGGGGGACTCGTGA
- a CDS encoding ABC transporter substrate-binding protein has translation MRPLRTHRHPVLIPAAVLAGLLPLAACSAPGGSTTDAAAPDDASAPAAEGSADPSGAAVASDVDCGDDPITMEAYFETGFPVATALTDAFMEEYPNVTWEVREDQFAVLTQNAPRVLADDPPDLMRLPQVSELAADGLLLNMDPYAEAFGWDEWPESQLEQMRVDDEGRRGDGPLYAMGINSSMTGIFYNRELAEQVGMTEPPATLAELDEVMQAAVDAGITPLVQFNGGATGGLAFPLQNLMAAYGDPGAINSWIYQQPDATIDTPENLEAVEHLQGWIDAGYFADDVNSLDYSMMMARFIEGDSLFIFNGDWESGNLDEQMPGNVGFFLMPPLEEGGPQAAMSAPLTFGVSANAANPDCAAFFLDWTATSETARDILVEVGGSRPMGPADAYMPPVDEGSVTAETLEAGATIAEDDGAMDFIANATGSIYAQSWTPQLQQLVAGQVEPADLLATVQADYESQVAGR, from the coding sequence ATGCGCCCTCTGAGGACGCACCGCCACCCCGTACTCATCCCCGCCGCCGTCCTCGCCGGCCTGCTGCCCCTCGCGGCGTGCTCCGCGCCGGGCGGGTCCACGACCGACGCGGCCGCGCCGGACGACGCGAGCGCCCCCGCCGCGGAGGGCTCCGCGGACCCCAGCGGGGCCGCCGTGGCCTCCGACGTCGACTGCGGCGACGACCCGATCACCATGGAGGCGTACTTCGAGACGGGCTTCCCCGTCGCGACCGCGCTCACCGACGCCTTCATGGAGGAGTACCCCAACGTGACGTGGGAGGTGCGCGAGGACCAGTTCGCCGTCCTCACGCAGAACGCCCCCCGCGTGCTCGCCGACGACCCGCCGGACCTCATGCGCCTGCCGCAGGTGTCCGAGCTCGCCGCCGACGGGCTGCTGCTCAACATGGACCCCTACGCGGAGGCGTTCGGCTGGGACGAGTGGCCGGAGTCCCAGCTGGAGCAGATGCGCGTCGACGACGAGGGGCGCCGCGGCGACGGGCCGCTCTACGCCATGGGCATCAACTCCTCGATGACCGGCATCTTCTACAACCGCGAGCTCGCGGAGCAGGTCGGCATGACGGAGCCGCCCGCCACGCTCGCCGAGCTCGACGAGGTCATGCAGGCCGCGGTCGACGCGGGCATCACGCCGCTCGTGCAGTTCAACGGCGGCGCGACGGGCGGCCTCGCCTTCCCGTTGCAGAACCTCATGGCCGCCTACGGCGACCCGGGGGCGATCAACTCGTGGATCTACCAGCAGCCGGACGCCACCATCGACACCCCGGAGAACCTCGAGGCGGTCGAGCACCTGCAGGGCTGGATCGACGCGGGCTACTTCGCCGACGACGTCAACTCCCTCGACTACTCGATGATGATGGCCCGCTTCATCGAGGGCGACAGCCTCTTCATCTTCAACGGCGACTGGGAGTCGGGGAACCTCGACGAGCAGATGCCGGGCAACGTCGGCTTCTTCCTCATGCCGCCGCTGGAGGAGGGCGGCCCACAGGCCGCCATGTCCGCGCCGCTCACGTTCGGTGTCAGCGCGAACGCGGCGAACCCCGACTGCGCGGCGTTCTTCCTCGACTGGACCGCGACGTCGGAGACGGCCCGCGACATCCTCGTCGAGGTCGGCGGCTCGCGGCCCATGGGTCCCGCCGACGCCTACATGCCGCCGGTCGACGAGGGCAGCGTGACCGCCGAGACGCTCGAGGCGGGCGCGACCATCGCCGAGGACGACGGTGCGATGGACTTCATCGCCAACGCGACCGGGTCCATCTACGCGCAGAGCTGGACGCCGCAGCTGCAGCAGCTGGTCGCGGGGCAGGTCGAGCCCGCCGACCTGCTCGCGACGGTGCAGGCGGACTACGAGAGCCAGGTCGCCGGCCGGTGA